A window of Costertonia aggregata contains these coding sequences:
- a CDS encoding ABC transporter ATPase, with the protein MLVDFNDLPETSRIWIYQANRSFTKDELQEVSAALDDFLTHWTAHGSNLKAGYEIRYNRFIVLGLDQSMASASGCSIDASVHFIQSLEKKYAIDLLDKMNVSYKQGEYIAYKPLSDFKKMAKQKAVSSNTIVFNNLVTNKLEYLEHWEVPASESWHARFM; encoded by the coding sequence ATGTTAGTAGATTTCAACGACCTTCCCGAAACTTCAAGAATTTGGATATACCAAGCCAACCGTAGTTTTACCAAAGATGAATTGCAAGAGGTTTCTGCGGCCCTTGATGATTTTTTGACTCATTGGACTGCACACGGGAGCAATTTGAAAGCTGGTTATGAAATACGATATAATCGGTTCATAGTCTTGGGATTGGACCAATCTATGGCTTCCGCTTCCGGTTGCTCCATTGACGCTTCGGTACATTTCATTCAATCTTTGGAGAAAAAATACGCTATCGATTTGTTGGATAAAATGAACGTATCTTACAAACAGGGCGAATACATCGCATATAAACCATTGAGCGATTTCAAAAAAATGGCCAAGCAAAAGGCAGTTTCTTCAAACACTATCGTTTTTAATAATCTGGTTACCAATAAGCTAGAGTATTTGGAACATTGGGAAGTACCCGCTTCCGAGAGTTGGCACGCCCGTTTCATGTGA
- a CDS encoding (Fe-S)-binding protein — translation MSNEIKVPTMAELSAAGQQPEVLFWVGCAGSFDDRAKKITKAFVKLLNKANVNFAVLGTEESCTGDPAKRAGNEFLFQMQAVTNIEVMNAYEIKKVVTACPHCFNTIKNEYPGLGGNYEVVHHTQFLKQLLEEGKISVEGGKFKGKRITFHDPCYLGRANNVYEAPRDLIRKLDAELVEMKSCKSRGLCCGAGGAQMFKEPEKGNKDVNIERTEQALETQPEIIAAGCPFCNTMMTDGVKNKEKEASIAVMDIAELIATAEDL, via the coding sequence ATGAGCAACGAGATTAAAGTACCTACAATGGCCGAGCTTTCAGCGGCAGGACAACAGCCTGAGGTTTTATTTTGGGTGGGCTGTGCCGGAAGCTTTGACGATAGGGCCAAAAAAATTACCAAAGCCTTCGTAAAGTTATTGAACAAAGCCAATGTAAATTTTGCCGTTTTGGGTACCGAGGAAAGCTGTACGGGCGACCCTGCGAAACGTGCGGGGAACGAATTTTTATTTCAAATGCAGGCGGTTACCAATATCGAAGTCATGAACGCCTATGAAATAAAAAAGGTCGTTACCGCTTGCCCGCATTGCTTCAATACCATAAAAAACGAATATCCCGGTTTGGGCGGTAATTACGAAGTGGTTCACCACACCCAATTTTTAAAACAATTATTGGAGGAGGGAAAAATATCGGTAGAAGGCGGTAAATTCAAAGGAAAACGCATTACGTTTCACGACCCTTGCTATTTAGGCCGTGCCAACAATGTATATGAGGCACCCAGGGATTTGATCCGCAAGTTGGATGCCGAACTGGTCGAGATGAAAAGTTGCAAGAGTAGGGGACTTTGTTGCGGCGCCGGTGGTGCCCAGATGTTCAAGGAACCTGAAAAAGGCAATAAAGATGTCAACATTGAGCGCACAGAGCAAGCACTGGAAACTCAGCCCGAAATTATCGCTGCGGGCTGTCCCTTTTGTAATACGATGATGACAGATGGGGTAAAAAACAAAGAAAAGGAAGCCAGTATTGCAGTCATGGATATTGCGGAGCTCATTGCCACTGCCGAGGATTTATAA